TTACAATTGTATGCATGTTAATTGGTAGGGTAGTAATCTTGCATGTTGGAGCTTGTCACTTTTAAAGGCAGCTCGATTTGACTATTTCCTTCTTTGAAGGAGTGCGTATTGGACTGTATGgtgtagccatgcatgcaggcatttCCTTTATTTGTTAGCAGCACACCATCTAGAACGCTCGTCAGCTCCCTCACAACTTTTATCAATTGGTGGTTTCTAAATgaagaaaatataattatgtacatgcagcctaACTCAGTAAAGATTGTGCACTAATTTTGCCAATAGCCTGTGCTAACACTACACGTATAGTATTACTTTATTGGTGTATAATTCATGTCTCACCTTAGCTATACACAGCAATATGAATATGATAAAAGCTGCTCCTAGCAAAAGTATGATGAGTGCCCCAATAGGAACCACCAGAATAGCAACATTAATCGTAATCTCTCCAGTCCTATTGTCTATTGGTATATAGACACATAGATTAGTTCAAAACAAGTTGGAAATTTAGCCGGTATACGAGAATGGAATGCATTACGTACAGTACAGCAATCtatcttatacatgtatgtaattgtGCATCTCCCCACTTACTATagctaggccctgataaattatgctcagaataattttagcatccgtaataggtgtctaaagaataaTTGGCATCAATGTCAATTTATGGTAAAGATtaattacattaagttttgcataaaaCATGacaaaaatggctgaaggtgaatattatggatcagtttaagtcagcaagataacacGTACTAAGAATCGTAATTATGTCTTGTGTCAGTTGTATCAATTACGTAACTTTTTATGAGAATattaggcacatttttcaggaattaatgggtgaaaaaaaagaatgatttatcagggcctaccACTTACTAGGTAGTGCTATGTTCTCGATATATCCTGGATGAGTTACAGGAGTTTCTGTAAAGGTATATGCATAAATTACACATGATGTAtttatatcacgttgtcaaggtaaaAATAATGATTTCTACCGTGTTATTTTTGTTATTACACGCTTACGAGGCTCAGCATAATTGGTATGatatacatgcaataattatacaggcaaCTTGCCCTCGGGATTGTGCCTGTGTATTTCATACAGCACTCGATCTCATGCTCATAATTACAGTACCTACGTACCTATAGAAAGAACCTCAATGGTGAACTCTTGTGGTAGGAGGATGTTTACGCGAGTCGTTGTGTGTAGACACAAGCTGACTATTTGCCCGTGCAAACTTTGCTGACCTTGCACTAGAACCACTATCCTATCACAGGTGATATTGTGGTGTCCCTGCTCATTAAGCACCCGTTCTGGGCAATAGGTACGTGCTCGGAAAGTTGAATATCTCAAATGGGAAGCCTGCCCCCTCAACATTAGTAGCACACTTAGATTTGAAAAATACACGCGGGAAATACCTCTCTGACGATGTATTACGGGGAGTATCATAGGAAATTACAAATTCCATTTGTTTCCATTTCCCCACTTCGACTTGCATCGTGTCTGTGTCTGGTGCCTTGAATGAATCTGAAAGGTACAGTTTGTcagtgaataataattatttacttttTAAGATGAGCTAGCTAGGCAGCCACTTACTCGGCAAACTTTGTGAGCGTACTGTGCTAGAGTACAGTATAACGAAGATGAGCTCTCTGAGAAGTATCATTGCGATTGAACTGGTGTGTTAAATGATTTAATTACCTAATATTTATAGGGCAACATGTGTACTTTGTTGGGAATTCCCCAGGTAAAGcaccgggggggggggggggggccatGAGGTGTATACAGTAAACAGTTCATTAATATGAATGAATCCATTTTAGTTAATAGTCACTGCATGATGCAATTGGTATGTACTCATCAACGAATATCAGTCCTTAGAGTACGTAAACCTGTGAACAGATGGTGGTAtaacatgtatacattttacCTATAGCTCCTCTAACTTGTacttacctataattatatggtagaTGAGTTTGAACTTAATAGTCACTAAGTATGCAATTGATAATGTGTTCTGTCAACTGTCAACGATGGTAGTATGATCAGTCCTGAGAGTTAAACCTTTGAACagtgggtaataattatgaacatcTACCTCCTCCAAACTTGTACTTACCTGTGAAAGATGAGTTTGCTTCAATATCCAAATCCAATTTTCTGGATGTGATAAGATGAATATGCCTGCATTCTCATATAAAAAGAATCGAGTATACTCACCTTTTAGATTTTTTCCTCCACCAaatataaaataaaataacTCCTCCTAACAATAACAGTATTACTATAAGAACCAGGACGATTGAGAGGCCTGTACCAAGGCCGATGTTGAGACTATCTAAAATTTAGTGTGTGTGAAGTAATCGAAGAATTATAGCTTGTTTGAGCCTCATTGAAGTAAGTACCTATAATGAAAGGTGTGTCATTGTTGCAGTTTTTGAGCTCTTGAGCTGGTTGCAACCATGAAACTGTATACACATGGAAGATAGAGCACTTGAATTATTTTACTTGAACAATAGTACAGACTACAAcctttttcacctcacttgaaatatcagtttaaaaacaaaaaaagaaacataccactaattgacctcaggtatgtgtatatatagtaatggtcagagctgggcatgctcacagtttcaaattgtaaatgaatgattGGTTGTGCAAGACCTACATCTATTTTTAGAGCGTTGTATTGATGTGTTTAGCCTTCTTTCGAGTGAATCCTAGGCGTTTAAGTAGACAGTATAATGTGGCAGCACTTTAGATCTACCAGTAATCTGAAGCAATTGGGTCAGAATTTTAGGTAGTCGGCTTTTCACAAATAATTTCAATTCATCGTGAGATCATATAGACAGTGCTCCCTTGGGCTGGCTTTATAAGCAGCGACACATCTCCAGTGAATTGAAATCTATCAACAACCCCCAAACATGTAGTAGCTTCAGCAACAAACAATCTATCTGCTGCTTCCCGATGGTACAGCAATTGACAAGCTTTTTCCATACCATTCTCCACCTCAGATACAAGGATTATAGGATTTTGCACAGCCAGGTTCCCCCATTATTACTACTGTGAGCATGCTCAGCTCTGACcattactatatgtacacatacctgaggtcaattagtggtacatttctttttttgtttttaaaatgtatatttcaagtgaggtgaaaaaggttgtaacatcaagagttcattaggaagagtaccatctccacttaaaaccatctaggtcacaaccacatgctgttatataaactgtgaaatcttGATTTAGGACATGAAGAATAGCATTAGTATTTCATCACTCCTAAGGTTTACAATAGCGAGTATTTGTGACGTACACGTAGGTCTGGCAGAAtgcctcctgtgtacagtgtatatttAAATTCATTTGCTTATACTTTCCTTGAACTCTTGCTAACCAGAGGAGGTGGGACATGCGTCATCAGTACGTCACATGGCAATGGAATGTGTGGCATATACAATGTTTACGTTAGGCTCTTGACCTTAAACATTTCAGTGTAGCTATGGTGcctgtggtagatctactgttgtGCTCTCTAGCAAGCTCACATCACTTTCTAGTCATCTCAAATATTGTATATAGAAGACGGCAACCAATCTGAGTAACCCTCCCCCCCTTCCTAGATGGTATCCATAGTAGCCTTATGTACAGTGAAAACCTACTAATTGCTGGTGCATTTTTAAGCTATTGAGCTGGGATCGCTGATCCACAAGTTAGTACCATCCTTTCACTAGATCGAGAAAGTGACCGTGGGATTGCTACTGTTTTGGCAGTTTAAAGATTGGCACTTTTTCATGCACAAATCCTTGTCTAAATTAACGTGGATTGTTAATTAAAACATATGTTACTCACTGCTAATTGTttatgtgtgtgggagtggtgGTTGGCTTGAAATTCCCTGGATATTTCCCTGGGTATTTCCCTTGTTGACAtgtcaacaaaattaatatttgttGGCCTGGCATATTTTATTATCAAAGCCTACTATCAAGGGTGTATACAAAacctttgcaacacaccagtaaaagcgtagagcgGTACGCGTTcctttgtgtacacactgtggtctgttttactacttaaatgtgtGAGTATTTCCCATATAAGGAATCGcagtgctcaacacttttATTCGCAAAGAtactgcaaactccagtaaaGGAGAGGGCATGCAGCAAAACTCCAAAATTAATTCAAATCGTGGGCGAATGAACGCGAATGAAGTGCTAAAATTAGATTTTTCtattttagcacttcatgtaAATTCCACATTCATCTGCCCACGGTTTGAATTTATGGCCGCTACGTGTAGccctcttcttttatacgcccttgctacAATATCTAGAACAGTATCATAGATTGAGTAAAGAGGTCGGTGGCatttataaataattattctgtctGCCATGCTCTTAATTGCTAATTGTTTATGCAACTTGCCTGTGAGATTGAGGTTTATGCAGGTTTGTTTCTGTTCCTGCTGGTGCATTTTTTTCTCGAGTGCACATACTGGTACTAAAGTGTTATTGTTAATTGCCAGAATTGTTATTAAACCGTGACTACTATATTGTCCTGCATCAGTCGTATTGCTAAATCTTGTTATAGTATATGACTCTGGACTTGCCActattttattattatatagtaaGTGCAGTACATCATATCGAGCCAGGGGTCCAACTGTACATTCCACTTGGACATACGCACTGCCATTGTTCTGTCCGATTTGATATGCTTGACAGTTAGGAGTAGTTCCAGATAGCGCAACTGTAGAGACAAACAGACCAGTGTTCATGCATACTGCTTCATATTAAACATTGCGTATCTggaaattatatatacatcaaTGATTACATCCATGATAACATACCAGACACATTCAGACGCTTGTCTTGATTAATTTCGTCACAGCTGTCGTTAGTTGGTTGTGGTGAGATAGTTGGGAATAGTAGTGCTGGTATATTTGGGGAAGAATTTAGGAAACATGCATTAACGCTGAGCCAATAGAGGGGAGAGGTGTGCATAACAAACCAATAAGTGAGTTTTTAAATTACCGAAGAGGGCACGGCCTCGCTACTGGAAGGGCAGAGCCTTCGCTAATCAATAAGGGATTTAACCCCACCTATAAAAAGCCGGTGATGCACAGTGAACCCCCGGCCGGCCTGAGAAAGAGGTATGAATACCCCCCCCCTGATGGAACAAGGGAGGGAGGCGAAAAATCACAGGCAATAAGCAGCAGAGATAGAATGGCGATTAACTTTGCAGAGATAGAGTCACATGGAGTTGAATCTACTGCCCATGCCCGAAATATCCGAATAATTAGAATACCTAACCATAAGGCGACCCTGTGCCAAATAATATAACAATATCTATACGATCACTGCTCCTAATAACCCAAGCGCTCTCCCCCTTTGCTCCCGTTACAAAACACCCATTAATTTCTGTAAATCGATCCTACTGTTCTATTATACCTGCCCCTTGATATGGGCTTATCTATAACCAAGCACTCTCTCAAATCGAATTATAGCCCAAGGAGATTCCGGGGCTGCAAATTGATAACTAGTATAATCCACCCCAAACTGACAAACTACTATGATTATGCAGCTCTGCACGGGACAACACTATAGACTCGCTATATATACCCAGTCAGTCCCATCCGCAAGGGAAGGGACTGGTCAACTGGCTTTagttgtatgacatcatcatgtggTTTGTGTGGTTGATCAATGTTGCGTAACTATCAAGTGAATGTGTCCGTGGTTATTCTAACACAGCATTAGCTCCAGCCCAATTACGTAGACGAAGTATGTTATTATGCATAACATTGCTTCTGCACTGTAATTAGTCATCAACTTCAGGTAATGAGAACAATCAACTCGATGATtggcagttgaccagtcccTTCTCTTGTGGATGTGGGACTGGCCAGCAGGTCTAAAACACCCTTCTATATATTAAAGACGTTTGCTAatcaacattattttattttagGCTTATTTGAAATCTCAGTAACTTACTTGTGTAGTTGAGGACCCTTCTAAAATCCTGCAAAAGAGGTTGATCTGTTTCGTTTTGGAATTTCCATGCCACAACTTCTATTTTGTTACTGTAGTTGATTTCAAGCTTCAGAATTGACTCCAAAACAAGTAGATTTGGTTCAGGATTAGTACGCATCACCTTAGTTACAACAGCTGGCGAAGGATACTTTCCTTGTGTGCTCCTCTTCTGTAATACATCATCAAAAAGGAGTTCCAGAGTGTCGTATCGAGAAGTGGGAGCctcacaattaattttgtagtAACGTTGAGAATTATTCAGTTTATATTCTTGACATTGAAGACTGGATGAGCAGTAACCTGCAGTGAAAATGTTCCAAGAGCAATGATTCTGTTTATAGATTGAACTGGCATGTGAATCATTAGACTATAGCTACACTTATAATAGTTGCATGCAAACAATAGATAGACACATACATTTTTACCTGCAGTGATGGTGGTAGCAAGAAGCAAACAAAGTACTCCTCTCATTGTCTTCACTAGTCTTATTTAGCAaggccacaataattattcctaGCAGATAAATAatgtcaagagtagataagagtaagagtagGAGTAACTGCACTTGATAGTAATCAGCAGTGCTAATTTGTTACGTTAGCAATTAACATGTGCACTTCCTGTGATTGCACAGTTCCAGTTCAAACCACAGACCACTTACGTAACAGTTCAAATAGACTGAAGCTTAAGCAAATACAAACATACACTAGCTGGTACAATTAATCCTGTCTTGGAATAATTAATATgaataatttttgtttaaATCTCTATACAGCATGTCCCGTTGGTTATTTCAACTCTCGAAATACTTCCACCTCCTGTCTAGCGTGTCAGGAGCTGTACACCACCAGTGACACTGGCtctactgcatgtgatacctGTCTATACTCCAGCCCTAGCCCTCTGGGTTGCTTTGGTAAGCCTGTATACTGGTAATATTGTGACTCTATGTGTGATATCAAAATACATCATTGTCTTACCTCCATGCAGCTGGTATGTCCCATATAGTTACGATCAATCAGTTGCATGGTGTTTTATTGCATTCTCTTTGTCTAGTTTTCGACACAACAGTGAACTTCTTTGAGCCGATCACCAATGATGTGACTATTGTCGCTGGAGAAGGGACAGTACTAGTACGCCTCACACTTCGTTGGCCAGCTGTGCCTCTATCAGTGGTGGATATTGAAGGCAACCAAGTTGGCCAGTCAGTGAGGATTAAGATCAACTGTGCAGTAAGTGGATATGCTAGCTACATGACATAATTGTATGGAATAGTCAGTTATGTATATATTGTCACTGAACTAAGTATTGCATCCCTGGTTGTTGTTTCAATTCGAACAATGtacaacaaaataatgaaCAAATAGTTTGAGGTGATAATGAATTAAGGCATTAGTTTAGGTTAGTGTTAGCAATTGTTAGGTCTACAGTCGCTGCGAGCTGACGGTTGAAGCTGTTTGCGGATGACCTTGCTCCTCGAATGCACATGATGCATGTGATCTCAATAGGGAGAAGGAGATACGGCACCTCAGCTACCGCATCTTGCGGCCATAGGATTGTTTCCACTTTTCGGATAATTGGGAAGCAAATGTTTTATAAAAAGTGGTTGCAATTGGGGCCAGTCCTCCAGTCAGCGAAAACACAAGGGGGCAAAATGAGGAGTGTTCTATCTCACGGACTCTTTGTTCGTGTTGTTTCTTTTCTTTTTCGTGGCTCCTGTATATGGCGGACATCGAGCGCTTTTGGTTAGAGGGGGCTGGTGAAGACCTTTGACACTAATATCCTCCTCTGGAGCCCACAACTGGGTGGATTTATTGACACTCACGCATTTCAGTGATTTCACAAAGTTGCTTGCTTGcatgtatgataattatgtgtcaccaggcagggtgtcatacaggattttgaagtagttaaactgttatttcaatacccagctatggacactcagtcataattgaaaggggtgggaaattggagctaggggggtaTCCCCCTTTTCCCTagctgtatgacaccctgccagGAGTACATTAGGAGGAGTATCCAGCTGggcagttgtagtgtaaaccacgAGTATGTCAAACCATGCACGTCACTATCAGCCACATTTTAAGTGGGTGCATTTTAAGTGTGTGCGTCACTCTCAGCCCTCAGCCGcatcttaagtgggtgcggaggtgtagtggttaattagttaaaaatgatatcagcacacacacatgtggtttgtacctcTAGCCCacattcatggctaacagtttacacaactagaTGTACATGGAATGTGCTGGGAGTTGCGCATACTCctcttaatgtactcctgatgtCACATAATgtacccacgcacacacacaggctgcCGAGGGGATCACCAGTAGCCAATACTGTACTAATGACAACACTCCTCTCATCGCTGATCTGAATGGTATCTCTGATATCATGTATACAATCGAATTGTTGGGACTTGTGCGATATACCTTTAATTTCGTAATCGTTGCTGGAGTGAATAGCAATTTTGCAGATGGACCACCTGGAGAAAGCCTCTCCTTTACCACACCAGCAACAAGTACGTATGTATTAATGTTTTACATCATAATATACTTACACTCTTGCACAAGCATGCAACTGGCTTTAATTATGACAAGGTGTATATTGTATCCATAAAATTGACCActgaacccccccccccccccccccccggccATTCAATTTAGCTTGGTTAGAAGTAACACATTAGCAGCCCATTGTGGTATCTATAGTTTACACAATGGTTGAGTTATTGGATTAGCCCACTTGATAGTTTCCCTTTATGCTTAGCTATCAGTGTATGAAAACAACCCCATCACCTCACAGATGACAACGATGTCCGGCTGCCCAGAATCTTGTCAATCTCTGCCTCGCCCTCAGGCTACGTAATAGTTTACGAGATGGACTTTCAGCTGGCCCCCATACTGACCTCCATAAGCAGTCTCTACAACTCACAGTCAAACCCAAACACTGTCTACAATGGCCTGCAATTGTCCAACGATGTAGTGGATATACCAGTTACCGGCACTTTAAATGCAACCACTTTAATAGCAGCTGATCAAGTGGTGGACTTTGTACTAAACACTGTCGTTGGGTTGTACGTGTACAAATCTCCTGTTTATACCCTGAATCCAAAcattgtaagtacatgtaaacaTCTTTGTGGTGGTTGATGTTTGTATAGTGCGTGTGTAGGTTATCCCAGTTATCCCACTTACTGTAAAGTATTGTAAGTGTATACAAAACTTAAAAGTGTATTCGCACTATGTTAGATTCATCAACAGATGATCAATTTACACTTTTACCTGCATGTATTTATACGTaactacatgcacacactcagaTCCATGCACGCATCTAGCAAACATCCCTTACCCTCACTCCACACACTCTATACACCTCTCCCTATTAGATGCCACTGAACAACATTCTCCCACCAAGTATCGACTTCTCTCAGTCGACGGTCCTGAACAGCTCTTCTGTGCTCATAGTGTGGTCGGAGGCGGAGGGTGCCTCCTCGTACGGTGTGGTAGTCGACAGGGTGGTCGGAGGTGGTGGACTCTCCAGGGTCGTCAGAATCACTGTGAGCTTGTGGAATACGTCTGTATACTCTCATCACTATTACATTTACATGTGTGCGGCGCAATATGCTTGATTTGGTGGTTACATTTTGTTAAATGCATCTTTTTTGTCGATCCATGCCGATTAATATGTAGCCATGTACGTATATGTGTCATATTTTCCTGAAGAATAAGCCGCCATACTTCTGTGATATGTAGAAACAACGTATTATGGCCTGTTACTATATCTTACAGTGTAATTTAACACTCCTAAATTTGATTATTTCCACCATTCTTTCTCTTACCAGACAACAAGCCTCTCGCTGGTGGTAACCATGCTTACCCCCTCAATGAGGTACACAGTTAGAGTGGCCTCTCAGGACCAGGCAGGCTTTGGTGGACCTCTCACCAGCCCTTTCACATTCATCTTACCAGAAGACCGTAAGTGTCTGCGTCGTCATGGATTCCCAGTGCTTAtatgaactgcatgcatgcatgtacttgctCACTTGATCTTAGTGGCTTTCTCTCAGAGTTTTGTTTGCTCTGCATAATACATGTTGTTAATTTTTACTCCACAAGTTTCTGAGGTGATCAAGTTTATGCAAGTCATCTACAT
This region of Halichondria panicea chromosome 12, odHalPani1.1, whole genome shotgun sequence genomic DNA includes:
- the LOC135345698 gene encoding uncharacterized protein LOC135345698 isoform X1, producing MRGVLCLLLATTITAGYCSSSLQCQEYKLNNSQRYYKINCEAPTSRYDTLELLFDDVLQKRSTQGKYPSPAVVTKVMRTNPEPNLLVLESILKLEINYSNKIEVVAWKFQNETDQPLLQDFRRVLNYTTLLFPTISPQPTNDSCDEINQDKRLNVSVALSGTTPNCQAYQIGQNNGSAYVQVECTVGPLARYDVLHLLYNNKIVASPESYTITRFSNTTDAGQYSSHGLITILAINNNTLVPVCALEKKMHQQEQKQTCINLNLTVSWLQPAQELKNCNNDTPFIIDSLNIGLGTGLSIVLVLIVILLLLGGVILFYIWWRKKSKRKLDLDIEANSSFTGLTLRTDHTTIVDS
- the LOC135345698 gene encoding uncharacterized protein LOC135345698 isoform X2, with translation MRGVLCLLLATTITAGYCSSSLQCQEYKLNNSQRYYKINCEAPTSRYDTLELLFDDVLQKRSTQGKYPSPAVVTKVMRTNPEPNLLVLESILKLEINYSNKIEVVAWKFQNETDQPLLQDFRRVLNYTTLLFPTISPQPTNDSCDEINQDKRLNVSVALSGTTPNCQAYQIGQNNGSAYVQVECTVGPLARYDVLHLLYNNKIVASPESYTITRFSNTTDAGQYSSHGLITILAINNNTLVPVCALEKKMHQQEQKQTCINLNLTDSLNIGLGTGLSIVLVLIVILLLLGGVILFYIWWRKKSKRKLDLDIEANSSFTGLTLRTDHTTIVDS